A section of the Humulus lupulus chromosome 2, drHumLupu1.1, whole genome shotgun sequence genome encodes:
- the LOC133816973 gene encoding histone-lysine N-methyltransferase, H3 lysine-9 specific SUVH4, with product MVEKSLKCMGSIQSPIPNAASSDSPQVPPHSSPLKISKCDVLTKTVSATAAAAAEEEPSSTRRHSARIKLRQKVEKEVLVRRRVELLDGRPEGDGASKKRRLSSSSTNAVVSTPEPLVIEENTTINLSESGPTPLNLEGKSDHAKVKETLRLFNKHYLHFVQEEEKRCARVVEDKKTSKGSKSKKKVVVEDTKNKAKRPDLKAITKMMETKEILFPGKRMGNIPGIDVGHQFYSRAEMVVVGFHSHWLNGIDYMGQLYSKGEYSKYTFPVAVAIVLSGMYEDDLDNAEDVVYTGQGGHNLTGDKRQIRDQVLERGNLALKNCVDQGVPVRVVRGHESSSSYCGKVYTYDGLYKVVQYWAEKGISGFTVFKYRLKRLEGQPLLTTNQVQFSFGRVPQSVGEIRGLVCEDITGGQETIPIPATNLVDDPPVAPTGYKYLKSIKPAKNVKLPSGTGGCKCVGTCVDSKTCACAMLNGSDFPYVHRDGGRLIEAKDVVYECGPGCGCGPACVNRTSQKGLKYRFEVFRTPKKGWAVRSWDFIPSGAPICEYTGILRRTEDVDSVSGNDYIFDIDCLQTMKGLGGRERRSRDAYGSEINSSDKHEVSESSPEFCIDAGYSGNIARFINHSCGPNLFVQCVLHAHHDMKLARVMLFAADNIPPLQELTYDYGYALDSVFGPDGKVKKVPCYCGAADCRKRLY from the exons ATGGTTGAGAAATCTCTGAAATGCATGGGTTCGATTCAGAGTCCCATTCCCAACGCCGCTTCTTCCGATTCTCCTCAGGTTCCTCCTCACTCTTCGCCTCTCAAAATCTCCAAATGTGATGTTTTGACGAAGACGGTTTCGGcgactgctgctgctgctgcggaAGAGGAACCATCTTCCACCAGGAGACACAGTGCTCGGATTAAGCTCAGGCAGAAAGTTGAGAAAGAAGTTCTCGTTCGGCGAAGAGTCGAGTTGCTTGATGGTCGTCCAGAAGGAGATGGAGCTTCTAAGAAGAGAaggctttcttcttcttctactaaTGCCGTAGTTTCTACTCCCGAGCCTCTGGTTATTGAAGAAAATACGACTATTAACTTAAGTGAGAGTGGTCCGACCCCTCTTAATTTGGAGGGGAAGAGCGACCATGCGAAGGTCAAGGAAACTCTCAGGTTGTTCAACAAGCACTATCTGCATTTCGTTCAG GAGGAGGAGAAGAGGTGCGCAAGAGTGGTGGAAGATAAGAAAACATCTAAAGGTTCTAAATCCAAG AAAAAAGTTGTAGTAGAAGATACAAAGAACAAAGCAAAGCGACCTGATTTGAAGGCAATAACCAAG ATGATGGAGACTAAAGAGATTTTATTTCCGGGTAAAAGAATGGGCAATATTCCAG GTATTGATGTTGGACATCAGTTCTATTCTCGAGCTGAAATGGTTGTTGTTGGTTTCCATAGCCACTGGTTGAATGGAATTGACTATATGGGGCAGCTCTACAGCAAAGGG GAGTACAGCAAGTATACATTCCCAGTTGCGGTGGCTATTGTTTTGTCTGGCATGTACGAGGATGATTTAGACAATGCTGAGGATGTGGTGTATACTGGACAAGGTGGGCATAATTTGACTGGTGACAAACGTCAAATTAGAGATCAAGTTCTAGAGCGTGGCAATTTGGCACTCAAG AATTGTGTTGATCAAGGTGTACCAGTTAGAGTTGTTCGTGGCCATGAATCTTCGAGCAGCTATTGTGGAAAAGTGTACACATATGATGGGTTATATAAG GTTGTTCAGTATTGGGCAGAGAAGGGTATATCTGGATTCACTGTTTTCAAGTATCGCCTAAAGCGACTCGAAGGGCAACCATTGTTGACCACTAACCAG GTTCAATTTAGCTTTGGGCGTGTTCCTCAGTCAGTTGGAGAAATACGAGG GTTGGTGTGCGAAGACATCACTGGTGGCCAGGAGACTATCCCCATTCCAGCTACAAATTTAGTTGATGATCCACCTGTTGCACCGACAG GTTACAAATATTTGAAATCTATTAAACCTGCAAAGAATGTCAAGCTTCCCTCAGGTACCGGAGGATGCAAATGCGTAGGAACTTGTGTGGATTCAAAGACTTGTGCATGTGCTATGCTTAACGGCTCGGACTTCCCATACGTGCATCGTGATGGAGGCAG acTAATTGAAGCCAAAGATGTGGTCTACGAATGTGGCCCCGGGTGTGGTTGTGGACCTGCCTGTGTGAACCGAACCTCTCAGAAAGGACTGAAGTATCGATTTGAG GTTTTCCGCACACCAAAGAAAGGTTGGGCTGTCAGATCTTGGGATTTTATACCTTCTGGTGCACCAATTTGTGAGTATACTGGAATACTTAGGAGGACAGAAGATGTAGATAGTGTCTCTGggaatgattatatatttgacaTAGATTGCTTGCAAACAATGAAGGGTCTTGGTGGAAGAGAG CGGCGGTCACGTGATGCATATGGGTCTGAGATCAATTCATCAGACAAACATGAAGTATCTGAAAGTTCTCCGGAGTTTTGTATTGATGCTGGTTACAGTGGGAACATTGCTAGATTTATTAATCATAGCTGTGGACCCAATCTGTTTGTCCAGTGTGTTTTGCACGCCCACCATGACATGAAACTTGCTCGGGTAATGTTATTTGCAGCAGACAACATACCCCCATTACAG GAGCTCACCTATGATTACGGCTATGCCCTAGATAGTGTGTTCGGTCCTGATGGAAAGGTGAAAAAGGTGCCATGTTACTGTGGTGCGGCAGACTGTAGGAAGCGCTTATACTAA
- the LOC133816974 gene encoding uncharacterized protein LOC133816974 translates to MEEDSFKLRVNKIFGSLNSSSTSAFSSSASASTPSSLNSLWCLTDEEIVRKEWNRDKDIPEQPEPESNSVPKYDHPTELDKDLEDLDDEEEEVEDKSLSTKPAKPDDYNDEEWEVKSCIGLDCTLDFEEEEDEYDKVAVGDEKPEEIDDYGIDIDSGNVLPTSFKQVTKDPRANHLAAKLRLKEDAEAANNIDQAVDTASNVSNPKSILKRKDNTVDSRSLKRVRFDPECKDNDNGGDTDAAHADDFGAGVPDFLRNPSRYTHYTFDDSSSELNEESNKQAYMDFFNMMKRSSNSDDDRDASGFDSFGSVTFIPRKKSGDTNAMVDSCTELVQQVGINKDVSPAIRRGVSISIAAVDVEESEVSAMEEDEPESMADRKSNSQKPGRQYRMKARSESDE, encoded by the exons ATGGAAGAAGACTCCTTCAAACTACGAGTCAACAAAATCTTTGGCTCTCTCAACTCCTCCTCCACTTCGGCTTTCTCCTCTTCTGCTTCAGCTTCCACGCCTTCGTCTCTCAACTCGCTATGGTGCTTAACCGACGAAGAAATCGTCAGAAAGGAATGGAACCGCGACAAGGACATTCCCGAGCAACCCGAACCCGAATCCAACTCAGTTCCCAAGTATGATCACCCAACTGAACTGGACAAAGACCTCGAAGACCTCGACGACGAAGAGGAAGAAGTTGAAGACAAATCGTTGAGTACTAAGCCTGCGAAGCCGGACGATTACAACGACGAGGAATGGGAGGTCAAATCTTGCATCGGCTTGGATTGTACTCTCGATTTCGAG GAGGAGGAAGATGAGTATGATAAAGTGGCGGTTGGTGATGAGAAGCCTGAAGAAATCGATGATTACGGGATTGACATAGATTCCGGCAATGTGCTTCCGACTTCATTCAAACAAGTCACGAAAGATCCCCGGGCGAATCACTTGGCAGCCAAGCTCAGGCTCAAGGAAGATGCCGAAGCAGCCAATAACATCGACCAAGCTGTTGATACTGCATCCAATGTTTCCAACCCCAAATCGATTCTCAAGAGGAAAGATAACACAGTGGACTCCAGGTCGCTTAAGCGTGTAAGGTTCGATCCCGAGTGCAAGGATAATGATAATGGTGGTGATACTGACGCTGCTCATGCTGATGATTTTGGTGCTGGGGTTCCTGATTTTCTGCGGAATCCTTCTAGATACACGCATTACACATTCGATGATTCTTCGAGTGAGTTGAATGAGGAATCTAACAAGCAAGCGTATATGGACTTTTTCAATATGATGAAGAGATCGAGTAATAGTGATGATGATAGAGATGCGAGTGGTTTTGATAGTTTCGGATCAGTTACTTTCATACCAAGAAAGAAAAGTGGGGATACTAATGCAATGGTAGATAGCTGTACAGAGTTAGTGCAACAAGTTGGGATTAATAAGGATGTTTCCCCCGCTATCCGGCGAGGCGTGTCGATAAGTATTGCAGCTGTAGATGTTGAAGAAAGTGAAGTTAGTGCAATGGAAGAAGACGAACCTGAATCCATGGCAGATAGGAAGAGCAATTCTCAGAAACCAGGGCGCCAGTATCGCATGAAAGCTAGGTCAGAGTCGGATGAGTGA